A portion of the Chlamydia caviae GPIC genome contains these proteins:
- the lepB gene encoding signal peptidase I, with protein MRHRYSLNKSRQILHTTYKLLKSKKLSQHPDSQKELQTLLEQLEEAIFQQDQETASQLAEQAQQFSKRYPASFAKKSWELTKAILFAGLVAFLIRQFWFELYEVPTGSMRPTILEQDRMIVSKTTFGLHFPFKKKPWGFRPESITRGGLVVFTVGDLPIPNSDTKYFGFIPGKKRYIKRCMGKPGDTLYFYGGKIYGIDKDGAVIHFPHTFGLENLYHVPYISFDGSVEIVNNDKTTVLFKQMNQSCGKISLPQEGPYGKFFYNDSWHNDVPNALKTPHTSPVSYADLFGMGNYAMVRILNHKQASLCHAISSPAAHYLEICHTPNVSYPAPHLQHYNNQIIPTIQPMKTLLPLRQEHIHLIRNNLTTSRFIISDGVAYKYQPFATGAESSAKLFALPFPGLDNGCYEYSKGEAYKIGFGGTRYKLKSTHPLMQLNDSQVIDLFNCGINFSSFFIPKNPKYNPLPSRYAFYNQGNLYVMDSPIFIKNDPALQKFVESEKAKQEASSEDRPYVGFIDRGPPPQNLEQFSEFIHNFGIQIPEGHVLVLGDNYPMSADSREFGFVPIENLLGSPLWIFWPLGHFGHLKNVPAPTTLPGYLVNSLALGFFVVIFGHMYYQRRRRLFPKNDKKK; from the coding sequence ATGAGACATCGGTATTCCTTAAATAAAAGTCGTCAAATACTTCATACGACTTATAAATTACTTAAAAGCAAAAAACTTTCTCAACATCCCGACTCTCAAAAAGAATTGCAAACATTACTAGAACAACTTGAAGAGGCTATCTTCCAACAAGATCAGGAAACAGCCAGCCAACTTGCGGAGCAAGCTCAACAGTTCAGTAAACGTTATCCTGCTTCTTTTGCTAAGAAATCTTGGGAACTCACCAAAGCAATTCTATTCGCTGGTTTGGTCGCTTTCCTTATTCGGCAATTTTGGTTTGAACTTTATGAAGTTCCTACTGGGTCTATGCGTCCAACGATTTTAGAACAAGATCGCATGATTGTTTCTAAAACAACTTTTGGGCTGCATTTCCCTTTTAAGAAAAAACCTTGGGGATTTCGTCCTGAATCCATTACTCGTGGCGGGCTTGTAGTCTTTACTGTTGGGGATCTCCCCATCCCAAATTCTGACACCAAGTACTTCGGATTCATCCCTGGGAAAAAACGTTATATTAAACGTTGTATGGGAAAACCTGGAGACACTCTTTATTTTTATGGAGGGAAAATTTATGGGATTGATAAAGACGGGGCCGTAATTCATTTTCCTCATACTTTTGGTCTTGAGAATCTCTATCACGTCCCTTACATATCTTTTGATGGCTCTGTAGAAATCGTAAATAACGATAAAACTACCGTCCTCTTTAAACAAATGAATCAATCGTGTGGAAAAATTTCGCTACCCCAGGAAGGGCCCTACGGCAAGTTCTTCTATAACGATTCTTGGCATAATGACGTCCCTAATGCGTTAAAAACTCCTCATACATCTCCAGTTAGCTATGCTGATCTTTTTGGCATGGGAAACTACGCTATGGTACGCATCCTTAACCATAAACAAGCGAGCTTATGCCATGCAATCTCAAGTCCAGCAGCTCACTATTTAGAGATTTGTCATACTCCCAATGTTTCTTATCCTGCACCGCATCTTCAGCACTATAATAATCAGATCATTCCTACCATACAACCGATGAAAACGCTTCTTCCCCTACGTCAGGAGCATATTCATCTTATTAGGAATAACCTCACTACATCACGGTTCATTATTTCTGATGGTGTTGCTTATAAATACCAACCATTTGCGACTGGAGCAGAGAGTTCAGCAAAACTTTTTGCCCTCCCGTTCCCAGGTTTAGATAACGGTTGCTATGAGTATTCTAAAGGGGAAGCATACAAAATAGGTTTCGGAGGGACGCGTTATAAGCTCAAGTCAACACATCCATTAATGCAGCTAAACGATAGCCAGGTAATTGACCTATTTAATTGTGGCATCAATTTCAGCTCATTCTTTATTCCAAAAAATCCCAAATACAATCCTTTGCCAAGTCGCTATGCATTTTATAATCAAGGAAATCTCTATGTTATGGATTCTCCTATTTTCATTAAAAATGACCCTGCTTTGCAAAAGTTCGTAGAGTCAGAAAAAGCAAAACAAGAAGCCTCTTCAGAAGACCGGCCTTATGTAGGTTTTATTGATCGAGGTCCTCCTCCCCAAAATCTAGAACAGTTCTCAGAATTCATTCATAATTTTGGAATACAAATTCCTGAAGGTCATGTGTTAGTTTTAGGAGATAATTATCCTATGAGCGCAGATAGCCGTGAATTCGGTTTTGTTCCCATAGAAAATCTTTTAGGATCCCCCTTGTGGATTTTCTGGCCTTTGGGACATTTTGGACATTTAAAAAATGTTCCTGCCCCAACCACACTACCTGGGTATTTAGTCAATAGTCTAGCTTTAGGATTCTTTGTTGTTATCTTCGGACATATGTATTACCAAAGACGCCGCCGTCTATTTCCGAAAAATGACAAAAAGAAATAA
- the ileS gene encoding isoleucine--tRNA ligase, whose translation MNTEGESSKESLANREERILDFWKTHDIFQKSLKNREGKTLYSFYDGPPFATGLPHYGHLLAGTIKDVVGRFATMDGYYVPRRFGWDCHGVPVEYEVEKSLDLTTPGAIEDFGVAKFNEECRKIVFRYVDEWERYVHRLGRWVDFSVTWKTMDASFMESVWWVFRSLYDQGLVYEGVKVVPFSTKLGTPLSNFEAGQNYKEVDDPSVVIKFALHGDPASLLVWTTTPWTLVSNMAAAVGPEITYVRVADKVSGEQWILGQGCLSRWFSDPDSYEILESFLGTALVGKSYEPPFSFFEHKRAEGAYKILSGSFVEESEGTGVVHMAPAFGEADFFVCKEHHVPIVCPVDNHGCFTEEIPEYQGQYIKSCDKGIIKSLKNLGKVFYHGTVMHRYPFCWRTDTPLIYKTVNSWFVSVEKIKDKMLRANQKIHWVPEHIKEGRFGKWLDGARDWAISRNRYWGTPIPIWKSKEGEILVIGSVKELEELTGEKISDLHCHFIDQLKVEKEGKTFQRVPYVFDCWFDSGAMPYAQNHYPFENQKETEAGFPADFIAEGLDQTRGWFYTLTVISSALFDQTAFKNAIVNGIVLAEDGNKMSKRLNNYPSPMGIMNTYGADALRLYLLDSVVVKAEDLRFSDKGVESILKQILLPLTNVLSFFKTYTDLYGFDADNYDKEEITYSEIDRWILSNLYTVVGKVRESMSSYNLNTAVNPFVTFIDDLTNWYIRRCRRRFWESEDTPDRRAAFATLYEVLTVFCRVIAPFIPFISEDIYQQIKTEHSAESVHLCDFPHIDLAKVFPDLEQRMSDAREIVGLGHSLRKEHKLKVRQPLANFYIVGPKDRLDELTSFEQLIAEELNVKNIVFYKETPSFVKTTVKPNFRSLGRKVGEKIKDVQRALSNLSQDQIQQLLKQQYLLLNLGFEEITLGIDDVVISWETDPGYVARSSSLFTVVLDCQLTEDLIVEAISRELVNKINTMRRNHKLHVSDRILLQIHSSEDVEKAFLHYEDYICEETLTVQFEFKDSVEGEEWDINGHPTVIALTVASKAN comes from the coding sequence ATGAATACAGAAGGCGAAAGTAGCAAGGAAAGTCTTGCTAACAGAGAAGAGAGGATATTAGATTTTTGGAAAACACACGATATTTTTCAAAAATCGTTAAAAAATAGAGAAGGCAAGACTCTGTATTCTTTTTATGATGGGCCACCGTTTGCTACAGGCTTGCCTCATTATGGTCATCTTCTTGCCGGGACAATTAAGGATGTTGTCGGACGTTTCGCCACTATGGATGGATATTATGTTCCTAGACGTTTTGGATGGGACTGTCACGGTGTTCCTGTAGAATATGAAGTGGAAAAATCTTTAGATCTTACCACGCCAGGAGCTATTGAGGATTTTGGTGTTGCTAAGTTTAATGAGGAATGTCGAAAGATTGTTTTTCGTTATGTCGATGAGTGGGAACGCTATGTGCATCGCCTGGGGCGTTGGGTAGACTTTTCTGTAACATGGAAGACCATGGATGCTTCATTTATGGAAAGCGTTTGGTGGGTATTCCGTTCTCTTTATGATCAAGGTTTAGTTTATGAAGGTGTGAAAGTTGTTCCTTTTTCCACAAAATTAGGCACACCTTTATCCAATTTTGAAGCAGGGCAGAATTATAAAGAAGTAGACGATCCTTCCGTAGTGATTAAGTTTGCTTTGCACGGAGACCCTGCATCTTTATTAGTATGGACGACAACGCCATGGACATTGGTGTCCAACATGGCAGCTGCTGTAGGTCCAGAAATTACTTATGTACGTGTTGCAGATAAGGTTTCTGGAGAACAATGGATCTTAGGCCAGGGATGTCTATCTCGATGGTTTTCAGATCCAGATTCATATGAAATTTTAGAAAGTTTTTTAGGGACAGCTTTAGTAGGGAAGAGCTATGAACCTCCCTTTAGCTTTTTTGAACATAAACGTGCAGAAGGAGCTTACAAAATTCTTTCTGGCTCATTTGTAGAAGAGAGCGAAGGTACAGGGGTTGTCCACATGGCTCCTGCATTTGGTGAAGCGGACTTTTTTGTATGTAAAGAACATCACGTGCCTATAGTGTGTCCTGTGGATAATCACGGCTGCTTTACCGAAGAGATTCCTGAATATCAAGGCCAATACATTAAGAGTTGTGATAAAGGAATTATCAAATCTTTAAAAAACCTAGGAAAGGTTTTTTATCACGGGACTGTAATGCACCGTTATCCTTTCTGTTGGAGAACAGACACCCCATTAATTTACAAAACAGTGAACTCTTGGTTTGTTTCTGTTGAGAAGATCAAGGATAAAATGTTGCGAGCTAACCAGAAGATACACTGGGTGCCTGAGCATATTAAGGAAGGGCGTTTTGGTAAGTGGTTAGATGGTGCTAGAGATTGGGCTATTAGTAGGAACCGTTATTGGGGAACCCCGATTCCTATTTGGAAAAGTAAAGAGGGAGAAATCTTAGTTATAGGCTCTGTAAAAGAGCTTGAAGAGCTTACTGGAGAGAAGATCTCTGATTTACATTGTCATTTTATTGATCAATTAAAAGTTGAAAAAGAAGGAAAGACTTTCCAACGAGTTCCCTATGTATTTGACTGTTGGTTTGATTCAGGCGCTATGCCTTATGCGCAAAATCATTATCCTTTTGAAAATCAGAAGGAGACGGAAGCTGGGTTTCCTGCGGACTTTATTGCTGAAGGTCTAGATCAGACAAGAGGATGGTTTTATACCCTCACGGTGATTTCTTCAGCCCTATTTGATCAGACAGCATTTAAAAATGCGATAGTGAACGGTATTGTTTTAGCTGAAGATGGCAATAAGATGTCCAAAAGGCTAAATAACTATCCTAGTCCTATGGGAATCATGAATACCTATGGAGCTGATGCCCTACGATTATATTTGTTGGATAGTGTTGTTGTTAAAGCTGAGGATTTGCGGTTTTCTGATAAGGGCGTTGAATCTATTCTTAAACAAATTCTTTTACCTTTAACAAACGTATTATCATTTTTCAAAACCTATACGGATCTATACGGTTTTGATGCGGATAATTATGATAAAGAAGAGATAACCTATAGTGAGATCGATAGGTGGATCCTCTCTAATCTTTATACTGTTGTTGGTAAAGTTCGTGAGAGCATGAGCTCTTACAATTTAAATACTGCTGTAAATCCTTTTGTCACCTTTATTGATGATTTAACAAATTGGTATATCCGTCGTTGTCGTAGACGTTTTTGGGAATCTGAAGATACTCCAGATAGAAGAGCAGCTTTTGCTACACTATATGAAGTGCTTACTGTTTTTTGTAGAGTTATTGCTCCTTTTATCCCATTTATCTCTGAAGATATTTACCAACAGATTAAAACTGAACATTCTGCAGAGTCTGTGCATCTCTGTGATTTCCCTCATATAGATCTTGCTAAAGTGTTCCCGGATTTAGAACAACGCATGAGCGATGCTCGTGAGATTGTAGGTTTAGGCCATTCTCTACGTAAGGAACATAAGTTAAAAGTACGTCAACCTTTAGCGAATTTCTATATTGTAGGTCCTAAAGATCGTTTGGATGAATTAACTTCGTTTGAGCAACTCATTGCAGAAGAACTCAATGTAAAAAATATTGTATTTTATAAAGAGACTCCAAGCTTCGTAAAAACAACTGTGAAGCCTAATTTCCGCTCATTAGGTAGAAAGGTTGGTGAGAAAATAAAGGATGTGCAAAGAGCTTTAAGCAATCTTTCTCAAGATCAGATACAGCAGTTGCTAAAACAACAATATCTCCTTCTCAACTTAGGTTTTGAAGAGATCACTTTGGGTATAGATGATGTGGTAATTTCTTGGGAAACAGATCCTGGATATGTTGCTCGAAGTTCTTCATTATTTACGGTAGTTCTTGATTGTCAGTTAACTGAAGATCTTATTGTTGAGGCAATCTCTCGAGAATTAGTGAATAAAATTAATACAATGCGTCGCAACCATAAATTGCATGTTTCTGATCGCATTCTTTTGCAGATACACTCATCAGAAGATGTTGAGAAGGCGTTTTTACATTACGAAGATTATATCTGCGAAGAGACATTAACTGTTCAATTTGAGTTTAAAGATAGTGTTGAGGGTGAGGAGTGGGATATCAATGGTCATCCCACAGTTATTGCTCTTACAGTAGCTTCTAAAGCAAACTAA
- a CDS encoding PhoH family protein, producing MKKTMVIDTSVFIYDPEALSSFEDKRIIIPFTVIEELEAFAKDRDESAKNASRALSNIRLLLERSTNPSEGIFLPNGSELRIEVSSIANLTNDEKRRKLLTLELLQVIAQREPMIFVTKSLGRRVRAEALGIEARDYENKRFSFRSLYRGYRELSVSASDVESFYTNGYLDIPLDIAPSPNEYFFISGGENYFALGRYHERERRIVSLKPLPDKIWGIKPLNTEQKCALDLLLLDDIKLVTLMGQAGSGKTILALAAAMHQVFDKGNYNKLLVSRPIIPMGKDIGFLPGVKEEKLLHWMQPIYDNMEFLFNISGMGDFSEVLQSLMDAKKLEMEALTYIRGRSLPKVFMIIDEAQNLTPHEIKTIISRAGKGTKIVLTGDPTQIDSPYFDENSNGLTYLVGKFHHVSLYGHMFMTRTERSELAAAAATIL from the coding sequence ATGAAGAAAACAATGGTCATTGATACGAGTGTGTTTATTTATGATCCTGAGGCTCTATCATCTTTTGAGGATAAACGAATTATTATTCCTTTTACTGTAATTGAGGAGTTGGAAGCATTTGCTAAAGATCGCGATGAGTCAGCGAAAAATGCTTCTCGAGCTTTGAGTAATATCCGTTTATTACTTGAACGCTCTACGAATCCTTCTGAGGGAATATTTCTTCCGAATGGGAGTGAGTTGCGTATAGAAGTATCTTCAATTGCTAATTTAACTAATGATGAAAAACGTCGAAAACTTCTTACATTAGAGCTGCTTCAAGTAATAGCACAACGCGAGCCGATGATTTTTGTGACCAAGAGTTTAGGGCGTAGGGTGCGTGCTGAGGCTTTAGGAATAGAAGCTAGAGATTATGAAAATAAACGATTCTCTTTTAGATCGCTATACCGGGGTTATCGTGAATTAAGTGTGTCGGCATCTGATGTGGAGAGCTTTTATACCAACGGATATTTAGATATCCCTTTGGATATAGCTCCATCGCCTAATGAATATTTTTTTATTTCAGGAGGAGAGAACTATTTTGCTCTTGGTCGTTATCATGAACGAGAGAGAAGAATTGTTTCTTTAAAACCTCTTCCAGATAAAATTTGGGGAATAAAACCTTTAAATACCGAACAAAAGTGTGCGTTAGATCTACTTTTGTTAGACGATATAAAATTAGTTACTCTTATGGGACAGGCTGGGTCTGGGAAAACGATTTTAGCATTAGCTGCAGCTATGCATCAGGTGTTTGATAAAGGGAATTACAATAAGTTGCTGGTAAGTCGTCCTATCATTCCTATGGGGAAAGATATTGGATTCCTCCCAGGAGTTAAGGAGGAAAAGCTTTTACATTGGATGCAACCTATTTATGATAATATGGAATTCCTTTTTAACATTAGTGGTATGGGGGATTTTTCAGAGGTCCTACAATCTTTAATGGATGCTAAGAAATTAGAGATGGAGGCTTTGACCTATATTCGTGGACGCTCTTTGCCAAAAGTCTTTATGATTATTGATGAAGCGCAAAATCTCACACCTCATGAGATTAAAACGATTATTTCTCGTGCGGGAAAAGGAACGAAAATCGTCCTGACAGGGGATCCTACACAGATCGATAGTCCCTATTTCGATGAGAATTCTAATGGCCTTACTTACTTAGTGGGTAAGTTTCATCATGTATCTCTTTATGGTCATATGTTCATGACGCGTACAGAACGCTCTGAACTTGCTGCTGCCGCTGCAACTATTTTATAG
- a CDS encoding SH3 domain-containing protein encodes MRTLSISMLLFTIGSGISSASLLAAPSTSTTSVAQMDKSSFAPFTGEIKGNRVRLRLAPHVDSSIIKELSKGDYIAVIGESKDYYIVAAPEGLKGYVFRTFVLDNVIEGEQVNVRLEPSTSAPVLARLSRGTQIEATPIQQQGKWLEIVLPSQCAFYVAKNFVSQKGSIDLYKQREGQKKIALDLLDSAVQFAQDELKKGLDLVDLEAIYKKINLVQSEEFNDVPGLQPLIQKALEEIQDTYLAKSLANQDKAIGKQQASSSSDTLSTPERPATTGSLLSRHIRKQTVIKTSPKTQGRESLEYSLFKIWASMQPQEHAKKLTQDAFYEEEKKKKKTFVGELELYPHVVKNNPGDYLLKDKENTLAFVYATKIDLEKWVGKRVSVECLPRPNNHFAFPAYYIIDIKEVVS; translated from the coding sequence ATGCGAACGCTATCGATTTCTATGCTTTTATTTACCATCGGGTCTGGAATAAGTTCAGCAAGTTTACTTGCCGCTCCTTCCACATCAACGACATCTGTTGCGCAAATGGACAAGTCTTCCTTTGCTCCATTTACGGGAGAGATTAAAGGGAATCGTGTGCGTTTACGTCTAGCTCCTCATGTAGATAGCTCCATTATCAAAGAACTGTCTAAAGGCGATTACATTGCTGTTATAGGAGAAAGCAAGGATTACTATATCGTTGCTGCTCCTGAGGGACTCAAAGGTTATGTATTCCGCACCTTTGTCTTGGACAACGTTATTGAAGGCGAGCAAGTGAACGTACGTCTAGAGCCCTCTACATCAGCTCCCGTGCTTGCACGTTTGTCCCGAGGCACACAAATTGAAGCAACACCGATTCAGCAACAAGGAAAATGGTTGGAGATTGTTCTACCTAGCCAATGTGCTTTCTATGTTGCAAAAAACTTTGTTTCTCAAAAGGGATCTATAGATCTTTATAAACAGAGAGAAGGTCAGAAAAAAATTGCTTTAGATTTACTCGATTCTGCTGTGCAGTTTGCTCAAGATGAGCTGAAAAAAGGTTTGGATTTAGTCGATTTAGAAGCAATTTATAAGAAGATTAATCTTGTACAATCTGAAGAATTCAATGATGTTCCTGGCTTGCAGCCATTAATACAAAAAGCTTTGGAAGAGATCCAGGATACCTACCTAGCAAAATCCTTAGCAAATCAAGATAAGGCTATTGGGAAGCAACAGGCATCTAGTTCGTCTGATACTCTCTCTACCCCAGAAAGACCTGCTACTACCGGATCCTTATTATCTCGACATATTCGCAAACAAACGGTAATAAAAACTTCTCCAAAAACTCAAGGCAGAGAAAGTCTTGAGTATTCTTTGTTTAAGATTTGGGCAAGCATGCAGCCTCAGGAACATGCTAAAAAGCTGACTCAAGATGCCTTCTATGAAGAAGAGAAGAAGAAAAAGAAGACTTTCGTTGGAGAGCTCGAGCTTTATCCCCATGTCGTAAAGAATAATCCTGGCGACTATTTGCTGAAAGATAAGGAAAATACTCTAGCCTTTGTCTACGCGACAAAAATAGACTTAGAAAAGTGGGTAGGAAAGAGAGTATCTGTAGAGTGTTTACCTCGTCCAAATAACCATTTTGCTTTTCCAGCTTATTATATTATCGACATCAAAGAAGTTGTTTCGTAA
- the cydB gene encoding cytochrome d ubiquinol oxidase subunit II: MDFSLASLLPIAWYAILVVAVFAYSLGDGFDLGLSTIYFISRVDEERRTLLNSIGPVWDGNEVWLIIIFGGLMAGFPPAYGALLSIFYMPIWTLVLLYIFRGCSLEFRSKAESAKWKAFWDVVFCVSGIAISFFLGVLVGNMILGLPISPTTPYSSLSWILFFRPYALLCGALVVSAFAIHGATFVLMKTAGELQQRIIKRFSYIISAFLVVYFLLIGATLAMIPQINGYSFQVGSFAGVPTYPVLILLFSMTLGSCLAARSCVFKKRYGSAFLYSSLHLLLLILSTVTLIFPNILFSTVSPENSYTIYNTAASTKTLQSLLVIVLVGLPLIIAYGVYVYRVFRGKTDFPSVY; this comes from the coding sequence ATGGATTTTTCGTTAGCTTCACTGTTGCCGATAGCTTGGTATGCTATACTAGTAGTTGCAGTCTTTGCTTATTCGTTAGGGGATGGTTTTGATTTAGGTTTAAGTACGATCTATTTCATATCTCGCGTTGATGAAGAACGCCGTACGCTACTGAATTCCATAGGGCCTGTTTGGGATGGTAATGAAGTATGGCTCATTATTATTTTTGGTGGACTTATGGCAGGGTTTCCGCCGGCCTACGGTGCATTATTATCTATTTTCTACATGCCAATATGGACATTAGTTTTACTTTATATCTTTCGAGGATGCTCTTTAGAATTTCGTAGTAAGGCAGAATCTGCGAAATGGAAAGCTTTCTGGGATGTTGTTTTCTGTGTATCGGGGATCGCTATTAGCTTCTTTCTCGGAGTTTTAGTGGGGAATATGATCCTAGGATTACCTATATCTCCTACGACTCCGTATTCTTCCTTATCTTGGATATTGTTTTTCCGTCCTTACGCTCTATTGTGTGGTGCTCTTGTCGTTAGTGCTTTTGCAATCCATGGAGCAACTTTCGTGTTAATGAAGACCGCAGGGGAGTTACAACAACGGATTATTAAGCGTTTCTCTTATATTATATCAGCATTTTTGGTCGTTTATTTTCTTCTAATTGGCGCTACGCTAGCTATGATACCGCAAATAAATGGATATTCTTTCCAAGTGGGAAGTTTTGCCGGAGTCCCTACATACCCTGTATTGATATTGTTATTTTCTATGACTTTGGGGAGTTGCTTAGCAGCTAGAAGTTGCGTATTTAAAAAGCGTTATGGTTCTGCTTTTCTCTATTCTTCGTTGCATTTACTTCTGTTGATATTATCAACAGTGACTTTGATTTTCCCAAATATCTTATTTTCTACAGTAAGCCCTGAGAATAGCTACACTATTTACAATACGGCGGCCAGCACGAAAACATTGCAAAGTCTTTTGGTAATCGTACTGGTAGGTTTACCGTTGATTATAGCTTATGGTGTCTACGTCTATCGTGTTTTCAGAGGGAAAACAGATTTCCCTTCGGTGTATTAA
- a CDS encoding cytochrome ubiquinol oxidase subunit I, with protein MDTEILSRIQFGLFIAFHYLFVPLSMGLSMMLVLMEGLYLVTKKNIYKQMTWFWIGVFALTFVVGVVTGIMQIFSFGSNWSRFSEYNGNVFGTLLGSEGIFAFFLESGFLGVLLFGRHKVSKKMHFFSTCMVALGAHMSAFWIVCANSWMQTPSGYEMAMHNGQLVPMLTSFWQVVFSPSSIERFIHVVLGTWLSGVFLVISVSAYYLRKQRHVEFARQGLKLGAITGIVLLILQLWSADVSARGVAKNQPTKLAAFEGLFKTEEYSPIYLFGYVDVKNQRVIGLPIPGALSFLVHRNTKTPVAGLDQTPQDEWPNVQMVFQFYHLMVMLWGLMVLLAVITWCVYKKRRWALKSFVLSVLSLSVLCPTVCNEVGWFATEMGRQPWIVYGLLKTSDAVSPIIRGGQVVQTLILFSIVFVCLLSLFLFLLWKKIQRGPDQNDLNEVEV; from the coding sequence ATGGACACGGAGATTTTATCTAGAATACAGTTCGGTTTATTTATTGCATTTCACTACTTGTTTGTTCCTTTGAGTATGGGCCTCAGTATGATGCTTGTTTTAATGGAGGGCTTGTATCTAGTTACGAAGAAGAATATTTATAAACAGATGACCTGGTTTTGGATTGGTGTCTTTGCTTTAACATTTGTTGTTGGAGTAGTCACTGGCATCATGCAGATTTTTTCTTTCGGATCAAATTGGTCGAGATTTTCTGAGTACAATGGCAATGTTTTTGGAACCCTTTTAGGGAGCGAAGGTATCTTCGCCTTTTTCTTGGAATCGGGATTTTTAGGCGTTTTGTTATTTGGACGTCATAAAGTTTCTAAAAAAATGCATTTTTTCTCTACTTGTATGGTGGCTTTAGGAGCTCATATGAGTGCTTTCTGGATCGTATGTGCCAATTCTTGGATGCAAACGCCTTCGGGTTATGAAATGGCCATGCATAATGGACAGCTTGTCCCTATGCTGACTTCATTTTGGCAAGTAGTTTTCTCTCCTTCAAGTATAGAGCGTTTTATTCACGTTGTATTGGGAACTTGGTTATCAGGTGTTTTCCTTGTGATTAGTGTGAGCGCGTATTATTTGCGTAAACAACGCCATGTAGAATTTGCTCGTCAGGGGTTAAAATTAGGCGCGATTACTGGGATTGTCTTACTTATTTTACAATTATGGTCCGCAGATGTTAGCGCTCGTGGTGTTGCTAAAAATCAACCTACGAAATTAGCAGCTTTTGAAGGGTTATTTAAAACAGAAGAATATAGTCCCATTTATTTATTCGGTTATGTTGATGTAAAGAATCAGAGAGTTATAGGCCTGCCTATTCCTGGAGCTCTTTCGTTCTTAGTGCATAGGAATACTAAAACTCCAGTTGCTGGTTTAGATCAAACACCACAAGATGAATGGCCTAATGTGCAGATGGTTTTCCAATTCTACCATTTAATGGTTATGCTTTGGGGATTGATGGTTCTTTTGGCAGTCATTACCTGGTGTGTTTATAAGAAAAGGCGTTGGGCATTAAAATCTTTCGTTTTATCTGTACTCTCATTATCCGTTCTCTGTCCTACGGTATGTAATGAAGTGGGTTGGTTTGCTACAGAAATGGGAAGACAACCGTGGATAGTTTACGGTTTATTAAAAACTAGCGATGCTGTTTCTCCTATAATACGGGGAGGCCAGGTTGTTCAGACTCTTATTTTATTTAGTATAGTGTTTGTTTGTCTCTTATCTTTATTCCTCTTTCTTCTATGGAAGAAAATACAACGAGGACCCGATCAAAACGATCTTAATGAGGTGGAAGTATAG
- the cdaA gene encoding diadenylate cyclase CdaA, translating to MPIDITYYTTPLLEIILIWVVLNYLLKFFWGTRAMDVVFGLLAFLFLFVLADKLHFPIIRRLMLHVVNVAAIVVFIIFQPEIRLALSRVRFHGRKFVIDLQDQFIEHLTSCIYQMSDRQVGALVVLENKDSFDEFLSFSSVKINADFSEELLETIFEPSSPLHDGAVILRAETIAYARVVLPLAHDTTQLSRSMGTRHRAALGASQRTDALIITVSEENGYVSLSRDGILTRGVKMDRFKAVLRSILALKEQKRKPFSSWIWKK from the coding sequence ATGCCCATAGATATTACTTACTATACGACACCCTTGTTAGAAATTATTCTGATTTGGGTAGTATTAAATTATCTTCTGAAGTTCTTTTGGGGAACTCGAGCCATGGACGTTGTCTTTGGTTTGCTTGCCTTTCTTTTTCTATTTGTCTTAGCAGATAAGTTACATTTTCCTATTATCCGACGATTGATGTTACATGTTGTCAATGTCGCTGCCATCGTCGTTTTTATTATTTTCCAACCAGAAATACGCTTAGCCTTATCACGTGTACGGTTTCATGGGAGGAAGTTTGTTATTGATCTACAAGATCAATTTATTGAACACCTCACCTCATGCATCTATCAGATGTCCGATAGGCAAGTTGGTGCTCTTGTCGTTCTTGAAAATAAAGATTCTTTCGATGAGTTTTTAAGTTTTTCTTCAGTAAAAATTAATGCGGACTTCTCAGAAGAACTCTTGGAGACGATTTTTGAACCCTCATCTCCCCTCCATGATGGAGCAGTAATTCTCAGAGCAGAAACTATAGCCTATGCGCGTGTTGTTCTTCCTCTAGCACACGATACAACACAGTTATCACGTTCTATGGGAACGCGTCACCGAGCGGCTCTAGGAGCAAGTCAACGTACCGATGCGTTGATTATTACTGTATCTGAAGAAAATGGCTACGTATCGTTATCTCGTGATGGGATTTTGACACGTGGAGTGAAAATGGACAGATTCAAAGCTGTATTGAGAAGTATTCTTGCTCTTAAAGAACAAAAACGTAAACCCTTTAGCTCGTGGATTTGGAAAAAATGA